One window from the genome of Rhinolophus ferrumequinum isolate MPI-CBG mRhiFer1 chromosome 10, mRhiFer1_v1.p, whole genome shotgun sequence encodes:
- the LOC117028834 gene encoding 60S ribosomal protein L29-like, translating to MAKSKNHITYNQSGKRHRNGIKKPRSQRYESLKEANPKFRRNMRFAKKHDEKGLKKMQAKNARAMNARAEVIKALLKPKEVKPKIPKGSSRKLSRLAYIAHPKLGNRARVRIAKGLRLCWPKAKAKAQTKAPAAPAAAAPLAQAPMKAPEHRPLSANVRMEGLVGPLGCCLHGAGVLLC from the coding sequence ATGGCCAAGTCCAAAAACCACATCACGTACAACCAGTCCGGAAAACGGCACAGAAATGGCATCAAGAAGCCCCGATCACAAAGATACGAATCTCTTAAGGAGGCGAACCCCAAGTTCCGGAGGAACATGCGCTTTGCCAAGAAGCACGACGAGAAGGGCCTAAAGAAGATGCAAGCCAAAAATGCCAGGGCCATGAATGCACGGGCTGAGGTCATCAAGGCCCTCCTAAAGCCCAAGGAGGTCAAGCCCAAGATCCCAAAGGGCAGCAGCCGCAAGCTCAGTCGACTTGCCTACATTGCCCACCCCAAGCTTGGGAACCGTGCTCGAGTGCGCATCGCCAAGGGTCTCAGGCTCTGCTGGCCAAAGGCCAAGGCCAAAGCTCAAACCAAGGCCCCAGCCGCGCCTGCAGCTGCAGCTCCGCTTGCCCAGGCCCCCATGAAGGCTCCAGAGCACAGGCCTCTGTCTGCCAATGTGAGGATGGAAGGACTGGTGGGACCCCTGGGCTGCTGTCTGCATGGGGCTGGTGTCCTCCTGTGCTAG
- the LOC117028997 gene encoding LOW QUALITY PROTEIN: chloride intracellular channel protein 4-like (The sequence of the model RefSeq protein was modified relative to this genomic sequence to represent the inferred CDS: inserted 2 bases in 1 codon) yields the protein MALSMPLNGLEEDKEPSTELFVKAGSDGESLGNCPFSQRLFMILWLKGVVFSVTTVDLKRYLKLSPKHPQSNTAGMDIFAKFTAYIKNSRPEANEALERGLLKTLQKLDEYLNSPLPDEFDENSMEDIXFSTRKFLDGNEMTLANCNLLTKVHIVRVVAKKHRNFDIPKGMTGIWRYLTNACRAEFTNTCPSDKEVEIAYSDVAKRLTK from the exons ATGGCGTTGTCGATGCCGCTGAACGGGCTGGAGGAGGACAAAGAGCCCAGCACCGAGCTCTTCGTTAAGGCTGGTAGTGATGGTGAAAGCTTAGGAAACTGCCCCTTTTCCCAGAGGCTCTTCATGATTCTTTGGCTCAAAGGAGTTGTATTTAGTGTCACAACTGTTGACCTGAAAAGGTACTTAAAGCTTTCACCAAAACACCCACAATCAAATACTGCTGGGATGGACATCTTTGCCAAATTCACTGCATATATTAAGAATTCAAGGCCAGAGGCTAATGAAGCATTGGAGAGGGGTCTCTTGAAAACACTGCAGAAACTGGATGAGTATCTGAATTCTCCTCTCCCTGACGAATTTGATGAGAACAGTATGGAGGACAT GTTTTCCACACGGAAATTTTTGGATGGCAATGAAATGACATTGGCTAATTGCAACCTGCTGACCAAAGTGCACATTGTCAGGGTGGTGGCCAAAAAACACCGCAACTTTGATATTCCCAAAGGAATGACTGGCATCTGGAGATACTTAACTAATGCTTGTAGGGCCGAGTTCACCAATACCTGCCCCAGTGACAAGGAGGTCGAAATAGCATATAGTGACGTAGCCAAAAGACTTACcaagtaa
- the SDR9C7 gene encoding short-chain dehydrogenase/reductase family 9C member 7 → MAALTDLSFMYRWFKNCNLVRNLSDKYVFITGCDSGFGNLLARQLIDRDMRVLAACFTEEGAHKLQQDTSYRLQTILLDVTKTESIKAAAQWVRDQVGEQGLWALVNNAGVGVPSGPNEWLTKEDFVKVINVNLVGLIEVTLHMLPMIKKARGRIVNMSSSGGRVAIIGGGYCVSKFGVEAFSDSIRRELHYFGVKVSIIEPGNYRTSILGKEGMESRLQKLWDRLPQETRDSYGEEYFCIYTDKLKNMMQLAEPRIRDVTNSMEHAIVSRSPRIRYNPGLDAKLLYLPLAKLPTPVTDFILSRYLPRPADSV, encoded by the exons ATGGCGGCTCTCACAGACCTCTCCTTTATGTACCGCTGGTTCAAGAACTGCAATCTTGTCCGCAACCTCTCAGACAAGTACGTCTTCATCACGGGCTGTGACTCGGGCTTCGGGAACCTGCTGGCCAGGCAGCTGATTGATCGGGACATGCGGGTGCTGGCTGCTTGTTTCACTGAGGAGGGAGCCCACAAACTTCAGCAAGATACCTCCTACCGGCTACAGACCATTCTACTGGATGTCACCAAGACCGAGAGCATCAAGGCAGCAGCTCAGTGGGTGAGGGACCAAGTGGGAGAGCAAG GCCTCTGGGCCCTGGTGAACAACGCTGGTGTGGGCGTGCCCAGTGGTCCCAACGAATGGCTGACCAAGGAGGATTTTGTGAAAGTGATCAATGTGAACCTGGTGGGACTGATCGAAGTGACCCTACACATGCTGCCCATGATCAAGAAAGCACGGGGCAGGATTGTCAACATGTCCAGCTCTGGTGGTCGTGTGGCTATCATTGGTGGTGGCTACTGCGTCTCCAAGTTTGGCGTTGAGGCTTTCTCAGACAGCATCAG GCGTGAACTCCACTACTTTGGGGTGAAAGTCAGCATCATTGAGCCAGGAAACTATCGGACATCCATTTTGGGCAAAGAGGGCATGGAGTCACGCTTGCAGAAGCTGTGGGATCGGCTGCCTCAGGAGACCCGGGATAGCTATGGAGAGGAGTacttctgtatct ATACTGACAAGTTAAAAAACATGATGCAGTTGGCAGAGCCAAGGATCAGAGACGTCACCAACAGCATGGAGCATGCCATTGTTTCCCGGAGCCCCCGCATCCGCTACAACCCTGGCCTGGATGCCAAACTCCTCTACCTCCCCCTGGCTAAGTTGCCCACCCCTGTGACAGATTTCATCCTGAGCCGGTACCTTCCAAGGCCAGCAGACAGTGTCTGA